One Serpentinicella alkaliphila DNA segment encodes these proteins:
- a CDS encoding ATP-binding protein produces the protein MEVVKPNLKNFVKSLRDIGYTFEIAIADILDNSISANASKIKIFTVAEPELVFAILDDGIGMSTEELVNAMRLATKNPENERAKDDLGRFGLGLKTASFSQCKKLTVISKKNNKLSARQWDLDFIAETDEWYLLKPENECLKSLPLFDELCDQEHGTLVIWQYIDGLKNNNFSDKITKLRQHLSLVFHRFIEGTDMFRSVSIEVNNNPIKAFNPFNSNHPATQQLAVEKIKLHDSTINIQPYILPHHSKLSQQEYERYATEDGYTRSQGFYLYRANRLLIYGTWWGLHKAIDAHKLVRIKIDIPNEQDSLWGIDLKKSTANPSMEIKNDLKRIINRITEKGSRPYTGRGRKIDDKSTTMFWKLVPINDEFRFEINEEHPLFKKLLFELPNETRELFNVYLKGIQAYLPLDSIQAHLQQNPHKVVQETVLSREEIDKIVEQLKLSGLDRNSIDELLKTEIFKNYREAFVNDAK, from the coding sequence ATGGAAGTTGTAAAACCCAATTTAAAAAACTTTGTTAAATCTCTAAGAGATATTGGATATACGTTTGAAATTGCAATTGCAGACATACTAGATAATAGTATTAGTGCTAATGCTTCAAAGATAAAAATTTTTACAGTAGCAGAACCTGAACTAGTTTTTGCAATTTTAGATGATGGTATAGGTATGTCTACAGAAGAATTAGTGAATGCAATGAGACTAGCAACTAAAAACCCAGAGAATGAAAGGGCAAAGGATGATTTAGGAAGGTTTGGGCTAGGTCTAAAAACTGCGTCATTCTCTCAATGTAAGAAGCTTACTGTTATATCAAAGAAAAACAATAAACTTTCTGCAAGACAATGGGATCTTGATTTTATTGCAGAAACAGATGAGTGGTATTTACTTAAACCTGAAAATGAATGTTTAAAATCTTTGCCATTATTTGATGAACTTTGTGATCAGGAACATGGGACACTTGTAATATGGCAATACATAGATGGATTAAAAAATAATAATTTTTCAGATAAAATTACTAAGCTAAGACAACATCTTTCATTAGTGTTTCATAGATTTATCGAAGGAACAGATATGTTTAGGTCAGTATCTATAGAAGTTAACAATAACCCGATTAAAGCATTTAACCCATTTAACTCAAATCATCCAGCTACACAACAACTAGCGGTCGAAAAAATAAAACTCCATGATTCTACGATTAATATTCAACCTTATATCTTACCACATCATTCTAAGTTATCTCAACAGGAATATGAAAGATATGCAACAGAGGACGGTTATACAAGATCACAAGGGTTCTATTTATATCGAGCTAATAGGCTCTTAATTTACGGTACTTGGTGGGGATTACATAAAGCAATTGATGCACATAAATTAGTCAGAATTAAAATAGATATACCGAATGAGCAGGATTCTTTATGGGGAATAGATTTAAAGAAATCAACAGCAAATCCTTCTATGGAAATAAAGAATGATTTAAAGAGAATTATAAATCGTATTACTGAGAAAGGATCCAGACCATATACTGGTAGAGGAAGAAAAATTGATGATAAGTCTACTACAATGTTTTGGAAGCTAGTTCCTATAAATGATGAGTTTAGATTCGAGATTAATGAGGAACACCCTCTTTTCAAAAAGTTGCTATTTGAATTACCTAATGAAACAAGAGAATTATTTAATGTGTATTTAAAAGGTATACAAGCATACCTTCCTTTAGATTCAATACAAGCTCATTTACAACAGAACCCTCATAAAGTTGTTCAAGAGACCGTTTTATCTAGGGAGGAGATAGATAAAATTGTAGAGCAGTTAAAGTTATCTGGATTAGACAGAAACTCAATTGATGAGCTACTTAAAACGGAGATATTCAAGAATTATAGGGAGGCATTTGTTAATGATGCAAAGTAA
- a CDS encoding cyclic 2,3-diphosphoglycerate synthase yields the protein MAKKNIVIIGAAGRDFHNFNTYYRNNDNYRVVAFTAAQIPDIDDRKYPAELAGSFYPEGIPIYPEEKLPEIIKDLNVDECVFSYSDVNYTTVMGISAMVNAAGADFKLLGPNNTMIQSNKPVISVCAVRTGTGKSQTSRKIIELLMAKDLKVVAVRHPMPYGDISEQKVQRFASLEDLKKHKCTVEEMEEYEPHITRGNIIYAGVDYEEILKQVEQDPDGCDVILWDGGNNDFSFFKPDLAITVLDPHRPGHELSYYPGEVNLRTADVAIINKIDSASKEAVEKVESNIKNVNPKALIIKAESKITVDNPDIIKGKRVLVVEDGPTLTHGEMKIGAGVVAAQRLGAAELVDPRPYTVGKLTDTFKIYKEIGTVLPAMGYGEQQLKDLEETINNTDCDSVIIGTPIDLTRIISIKKPFTRVHYDLDEVGTPNLTEVLNDFIKTHNLLI from the coding sequence ATGGCTAAAAAGAATATAGTGATTATAGGGGCAGCTGGAAGGGATTTTCATAATTTCAATACATATTATAGAAATAATGACAATTATAGAGTTGTTGCATTTACTGCAGCCCAAATACCGGACATTGATGACCGTAAATATCCAGCAGAGTTAGCAGGTAGTTTCTATCCAGAAGGAATCCCTATATATCCTGAAGAAAAATTACCAGAAATAATAAAGGATTTAAATGTAGATGAATGTGTTTTTTCATATAGCGATGTAAATTATACAACTGTAATGGGTATAAGTGCAATGGTTAATGCGGCCGGTGCAGACTTCAAACTATTAGGACCGAACAATACTATGATACAAAGTAATAAACCTGTAATTTCTGTATGTGCTGTTAGAACGGGAACAGGTAAAAGTCAGACATCTAGAAAGATTATAGAGTTACTTATGGCCAAAGACTTAAAGGTTGTCGCAGTTAGACATCCTATGCCTTATGGTGATATTTCAGAACAAAAAGTTCAAAGGTTTGCTTCTTTAGAAGATCTAAAGAAACATAAGTGTACCGTTGAGGAAATGGAAGAATATGAACCTCATATTACTCGAGGAAACATTATATATGCTGGTGTAGATTACGAAGAGATTTTAAAACAGGTTGAGCAAGACCCGGATGGGTGCGATGTAATTTTATGGGATGGTGGTAACAATGACTTTTCTTTCTTCAAGCCAGACCTTGCCATAACAGTCCTTGACCCTCATCGTCCTGGACATGAATTGAGTTACTATCCAGGAGAAGTTAATCTAAGAACTGCGGATGTAGCCATCATTAACAAAATAGATAGTGCTAGCAAGGAAGCAGTAGAAAAAGTTGAGTCAAACATTAAAAACGTTAATCCAAAGGCCTTAATTATAAAGGCTGAATCAAAAATTACCGTAGATAATCCAGATATTATAAAAGGAAAGAGAGTTTTAGTTGTAGAGGATGGTCCTACTTTAACCCATGGTGAAATGAAAATAGGTGCCGGTGTAGTTGCGGCTCAACGACTAGGAGCAGCAGAACTTGTCGACCCTCGTCCTTACACGGTAGGTAAATTAACTGATACATTTAAAATCTATAAAGAGATCGGTACTGTTTTACCAGCAATGGGCTATGGTGAACAACAATTAAAAGACCTAGAAGAGACAATAAATAATACGGATTGTGATTCTGTAATAATAGGTACACCGATTGATTTAACAAGAATAATTAGCATTAAAAAACCTTTTACTCGAGTACATTATGATTTAGATGAAGTAGGCACTCCTAACCTTACAGAAGTATTGAATGATTTTATTAAAACACATAATTTATTAATCTAG
- a CDS encoding nucleotidyl transferase AbiEii/AbiGii toxin family protein: MIFDDRTIGVWAYNIETVLAEKYETILRRGELSTRPRDFYDIYILAKTQDFDEEVFADAVKKTSANRGTTHILKDVEKRIASIGSSEDLKRQWKKYTRNYRYAEDIPYDYIIEALKRLALNV; the protein is encoded by the coding sequence ATGATTTTTGATGACCGGACTATAGGTGTTTGGGCCTATAATATCGAAACAGTTTTAGCAGAGAAGTATGAGACGATCTTAAGGAGAGGTGAGCTTAGTACTAGACCGAGAGATTTCTATGATATCTATATCTTGGCTAAAACTCAAGATTTTGATGAAGAAGTCTTTGCTGATGCAGTTAAAAAGACTTCAGCTAACAGAGGTACAACCCATATTTTAAAAGATGTTGAAAAAAGAATTGCTAGCATTGGAAGTAGCGAAGATTTAAAAAGACAGTGGAAGAAATACACTAGGAATTATCGTTATGCCGAAGATATACCCTATGATTATATTATTGAAGCATTAAAACGATTGGCTTTAAATGTATAA
- a CDS encoding type IV toxin-antitoxin system AbiEi family antitoxin domain-containing protein: MNYIEKLESYIKQKNGTILTSDLVDLNIPRVYLSKLVEMGKLERVSRGVYVSPETIEDEMYYMQCKYPRIIYSHETALFIHNLTDRTPFEYSATVPSSYKVVKNISENFKIYYIKRDLHSLGIIDGITSFGNKIKVYNVERTICDIVRSRNKIDIQIVNEALKGYIKLKSTDYRLLLEYARKFRVEKLIKGYMEVLL, encoded by the coding sequence ATGAATTACATTGAAAAATTAGAAAGTTATATAAAACAAAAAAATGGAACTATATTAACATCAGACCTAGTAGATTTAAATATCCCAAGGGTATATTTATCAAAGCTAGTTGAAATGGGAAAACTGGAACGGGTAAGCAGAGGTGTATATGTATCACCTGAAACAATTGAGGATGAAATGTACTATATGCAGTGTAAATATCCTAGAATAATCTATTCTCATGAGACTGCTTTATTTATACATAATTTAACCGATAGGACACCATTTGAGTATTCTGCCACTGTTCCAAGTAGCTACAAAGTTGTTAAGAATATATCTGAGAACTTCAAAATCTACTATATCAAAAGGGATTTACATTCATTAGGAATTATTGATGGAATAACTTCCTTTGGAAATAAGATCAAGGTATACAACGTTGAAAGAACAATTTGTGATATTGTAAGAAGTAGAAATAAAATAGATATTCAGATTGTAAATGAAGCATTAAAGGGGTATATAAAGTTGAAGTCAACAGACTATAGACTTCTTTTGGAATATGCAAGAAAATTTAGAGTTGAGAAACTAATTAAGGGCTACATGGAGGTGCTACTATGA
- a CDS encoding McrB family protein yields the protein MHYCENLIEDESTVTKSESKNKYNIYKIIEVMDNKAIDNYAGAQVSYNIPKEFFDICKEKQVIKFNQIVGSGSRTKDEYILVNEFKLILGKNILKLIGEKYQNVNNKLLIHHATNNKPQLFKSQYEKHNDPGCKWFSELYDNNIQGNLLHYTVNLVEKTFEIDIEFKYDIANVKEKRVNYEINLNNHEDFKNFGLQLILFGPPGTGKSFQATKIIQEDYSDYSPTNQNNMFVFRTTIHSEYSYFDFVGSILPRVHNNDGDKTIEYKFTPGIFTQALKTAFSSPTQPVYLVLEEMSRGNIASIFGDIFQLLDRDSDGVSEYSIKNDLIQTEVFPSEGKDIYLPRNLNIIGTVNTSDQNVFVMDNAFKRRFEFEYVDLDPIKDTTGQLLNDFVIKLIENGVEYNILWSNFYQSFNKYIVEELSLPEDKQIGQFFIKFKENDDHYNNKQLYNKLLQYIWNDVNLINDSGKNFISKDIRSFSQAYKKLKNNENIFSENFLQLLMVYSNES from the coding sequence ATGCATTATTGTGAGAATTTAATTGAGGATGAAAGTACTGTAACTAAATCAGAATCTAAAAATAAGTATAATATTTATAAAATTATTGAAGTGATGGATAATAAAGCAATAGATAATTACGCTGGTGCGCAAGTTTCATATAATATTCCTAAAGAATTTTTTGATATTTGCAAAGAAAAACAAGTAATCAAATTCAATCAAATAGTTGGTTCGGGTTCTAGGACAAAAGATGAGTATATTTTAGTAAATGAATTTAAATTAATCTTGGGCAAAAATATATTAAAACTAATTGGTGAAAAATATCAAAATGTAAATAATAAGCTTCTAATACACCACGCAACTAATAATAAGCCCCAACTTTTTAAATCTCAATATGAGAAACATAATGACCCTGGTTGTAAATGGTTCTCAGAGCTTTATGATAATAATATACAGGGCAATTTACTTCACTACACTGTTAATCTTGTTGAGAAAACTTTTGAAATTGATATTGAATTTAAATACGATATTGCTAATGTAAAAGAAAAAAGAGTAAATTATGAAATCAACTTAAATAATCATGAGGACTTTAAGAATTTCGGATTGCAATTAATACTTTTTGGTCCTCCAGGAACAGGTAAAAGCTTCCAAGCAACTAAAATAATACAAGAAGATTATTCTGATTATAGTCCCACAAATCAAAATAATATGTTTGTCTTTAGAACAACTATCCACTCCGAATATAGCTATTTTGATTTTGTTGGAAGTATTTTACCTAGAGTACACAATAATGATGGTGATAAAACTATTGAGTATAAATTCACACCTGGTATTTTTACTCAGGCTTTGAAAACTGCTTTTAGTTCCCCGACTCAACCTGTCTATCTTGTTTTAGAGGAAATGTCGAGAGGAAATATAGCTTCAATCTTTGGGGATATTTTTCAACTACTAGATAGAGATTCTGATGGAGTAAGCGAATATAGTATAAAAAATGATCTGATTCAGACGGAAGTTTTTCCTTCAGAAGGTAAAGACATCTACTTACCTAGAAACTTAAATATAATCGGTACAGTAAATACTAGTGACCAAAATGTCTTTGTTATGGACAACGCATTTAAGAGAAGATTCGAATTCGAATATGTTGATTTAGATCCAATTAAAGATACAACTGGACAACTATTAAATGATTTTGTAATTAAACTTATTGAAAACGGTGTGGAGTATAACATTCTATGGAGTAACTTTTACCAATCTTTTAATAAATATATTGTTGAGGAGCTGTCTTTACCAGAAGATAAACAAATTGGTCAATTTTTTATTAAGTTTAAAGAAAATGATGATCATTATAATAATAAACAGTTATATAATAAATTACTCCAATATATTTGGAATGATGTAAATCTAATTAATGATTCTGGGAAAAATTTCATCTCGAAAGATATACGTAGTTTCTCTCAAGCCTATAAGAAGTTAAAAAATAATGAAAACATTTTTTCTGAAAACTTTTTACAATTATTGATGGTGTACTCAAATGAAAGTTAA
- a CDS encoding phytoene desaturase family protein yields the protein MKKSVLIIGAGIGGLSTAVRLLSKGYDVKVYEKEKNIGGKTNQLVNYPYTFDLTASILMNRQIYEEVFRESNLDYKNYIEFIQVDPVYRCFYADGSLINLNRDLVLLIKNLESISKEDAIGYIKFLSDVYERYIIANEHFLNNTFEEPIDFFKPSTLVNALKTKSLSSSYDLISKYIKDERLQKFLLYQSLYVGISPYEGPSIYSLVPVVSQLYGIYHIKGGMYYYVKALEKAISDLGGEIRTDSPVDEILIFDNKAIGIISKDKEINGDIVISNADFPYTMDELIKDNSHKGKYIKEKIEKMKYTCSTFILYLGLKKKYPELNVHNVYILR from the coding sequence TTGAAAAAGTCAGTATTAATTATTGGTGCAGGAATAGGTGGTTTGTCTACAGCTGTAAGATTACTTAGTAAAGGATATGATGTGAAAGTTTATGAAAAAGAAAAAAATATAGGCGGTAAAACAAATCAACTAGTAAACTACCCATATACTTTTGATTTGACTGCTTCAATTTTAATGAATAGACAAATCTATGAAGAAGTTTTTCGTGAATCTAACCTTGATTATAAGAATTACATAGAATTTATACAGGTCGATCCAGTTTATCGTTGCTTTTATGCAGATGGATCCCTAATTAATTTAAATCGGGATTTGGTGTTATTAATAAAAAACCTAGAGTCTATTTCAAAAGAGGACGCTATTGGATACATTAAATTTTTATCAGACGTATACGAAAGATACATTATTGCTAATGAGCATTTTCTAAATAATACTTTTGAAGAACCAATAGATTTCTTTAAGCCCTCAACCCTCGTTAACGCCTTAAAAACAAAGTCCTTATCATCATCCTATGATCTAATATCTAAATACATTAAGGATGAGAGACTTCAAAAGTTTCTCCTATACCAATCCCTATATGTAGGAATATCCCCTTATGAGGGACCTAGCATTTATTCCTTAGTTCCTGTTGTATCTCAACTCTATGGTATATATCATATTAAAGGTGGAATGTATTACTATGTTAAGGCATTAGAAAAGGCTATTTCTGATTTAGGTGGAGAAATTCGTACAGACTCCCCTGTCGATGAGATTTTAATATTTGACAATAAAGCTATTGGCATAATATCTAAAGATAAAGAAATCAATGGAGATATAGTAATAAGTAATGCAGACTTTCCCTATACGATGGATGAACTTATTAAGGACAACTCACATAAGGGAAAATATATAAAAGAAAAAATAGAAAAAATGAAATACACCTGCTCCACATTTATTCTTTATTTAGGCCTAAAGAAAAAGTATCCCGAACTTAATGTCCATAATGTTTATATTTTACGATAA
- a CDS encoding phytoene desaturase family protein, giving the protein MFIFYDNFKDNIDYAFTGKLPIEPSFYIYSPTQIDQSMAINNGEIINVVVRVPNLLFKGIEWDNHTIETMRDRIIKTLKNIKGLEDIEDNIEFVDYLTPIDLKEDYNSYAGAAFGLSPTLTQTNYFRPHLKLDTINNLYFVGASVHPGPGVSIVLLSSKLVVQEILKSEK; this is encoded by the coding sequence ATGTTTATATTTTACGATAACTTTAAAGATAATATAGACTATGCATTTACAGGTAAGCTTCCTATAGAGCCTTCTTTCTACATTTACTCACCAACTCAAATTGACCAGAGTATGGCTATAAACAATGGAGAAATTATTAATGTAGTAGTTAGAGTGCCTAATTTACTATTTAAAGGAATAGAATGGGACAACCATACAATTGAAACTATGAGAGATAGAATAATAAAAACCCTTAAAAACATTAAGGGCTTAGAGGATATTGAAGATAATATTGAATTTGTAGATTACCTTACTCCAATAGATTTAAAGGAAGACTATAATTCCTATGCTGGAGCTGCCTTTGGACTTAGTCCAACATTAACTCAAACTAATTACTTTAGACCTCATCTGAAACTCGATACTATCAATAACCTCTACTTTGTTGGAGCCTCTGTTCATCCTGGTCCTGGGGTTTCTATTGTATTGCTCTCAAGCAAGCTTGTAGTTCAGGAAATACTAAAAAGTGAAAAATGA
- a CDS encoding DNA cytosine methyltransferase, whose product MSYKVLDLFCGAGGLSLGFKNAGFIIAGGVDFNKAAMDTHNANFNTKFHYCGDIQEISDITVVNELNDIDVIIGGPPCQGFSSANRYTPIEDDPRNKLFLEYMRFVRLIKPSVFVIENVQGILTRDNGYAKNKILEITTELGYNVSVSVLNAYDYGVPQTRKRAFFVGIRNDLNKAFNFDSIQPKFTDTTVFDAIGDLEQLENKANFNTLKEILRSPIQNYYYAEKMDQIANHDISTHSKQVVERMKFVPQGGNWRDIPDSMWDTQRNNRHSSAYRRLSYNKPSITIDTGHMNYFHPIFHRVPTVRESARIQTFTDSFVFLGSKTDQFRQVGNAVPAILSECIASAILSSILGG is encoded by the coding sequence TTGAGTTATAAAGTTTTAGATTTATTTTGTGGGGCTGGGGGCCTAAGCTTAGGCTTCAAAAATGCAGGTTTTATTATAGCTGGTGGTGTAGACTTTAATAAGGCTGCTATGGATACGCACAATGCCAACTTTAATACTAAATTCCATTATTGTGGTGATATACAAGAAATAAGCGATATTACTGTCGTAAATGAGTTGAATGATATTGATGTTATTATTGGTGGGCCACCATGTCAAGGATTTAGTTCGGCTAATAGATACACGCCTATAGAAGATGACCCTAGAAATAAACTATTCTTAGAATACATGAGATTTGTGAGATTAATAAAACCAAGCGTATTTGTAATAGAAAATGTACAAGGAATTTTAACAAGAGATAATGGGTACGCAAAAAACAAAATATTAGAGATAACTACCGAATTAGGATACAACGTAAGCGTAAGCGTTTTGAATGCATATGACTATGGTGTACCACAAACAAGAAAGAGGGCTTTTTTTGTTGGCATAAGAAATGACTTGAATAAAGCTTTTAATTTTGATTCTATCCAACCTAAATTTACAGATACAACTGTATTTGACGCTATCGGTGATTTGGAACAGTTAGAGAACAAGGCTAATTTTAATACACTTAAGGAAATTTTGCGATCTCCAATTCAAAACTATTATTATGCTGAAAAAATGGATCAAATTGCGAATCATGATATTAGCACTCATAGTAAACAAGTTGTTGAAAGAATGAAATTTGTACCGCAAGGTGGGAATTGGAGAGATATTCCAGATAGTATGTGGGATACACAAAGGAATAATAGACATTCTTCTGCGTATAGACGATTAAGTTATAATAAGCCATCAATTACAATTGATACAGGTCATATGAATTACTTCCATCCAATATTTCATAGAGTCCCTACAGTAAGAGAGTCTGCAAGAATACAAACCTTTACTGATTCATTTGTTTTTTTGGGAAGTAAAACAGATCAATTTAGACAAGTTGGTAATGCAGTTCCTGCTATTTTGTCAGAATGTATTGCTAGTGCCATATTAAGTAGCATTTTAGGAGGATAA
- a CDS encoding LlaJI family restriction endonuclease, translated as MKVKIVHILQEGTLVNAEIIQRFDLRADEKLISPEGLSLFVGFIFRNNELLFSFPKHFFQFGLYNITTTYSEVEEDIKLVSKLLIKQHQNFKGYNTNSSDTNNIPLKAFYDILNYYRRYGLYHVETRQYTTDYSGRVSWKKTIHSKKHIVSNYNIIYLPLIIEKKEAMFMFVTECMAYAIEKIYSIIPFYFDNKSSINYKYNKNSFEDYKSVIKKLKRCYSTEFKDINRILINSLIIFFTWLSKWDNKTKFVINYFNLIWENMVNNYLSTNFAGINKEENSLLFSKNNCKFSFTSKLELAIGEYHKGMRLIEIDHYFYKDNIAYVFDSKYYNNLNELDYKQVAYCYFVLNNNNNNEINRIYGALILPTCFDDITYVHLDRLRIDNFIIFEHYINTRKAIQFSLDI; from the coding sequence ATGAAAGTTAAAATAGTCCATATATTACAAGAAGGAACTTTGGTTAATGCAGAAATTATTCAAAGATTTGATTTGAGAGCCGATGAGAAATTAATATCACCTGAAGGCTTATCTTTGTTCGTTGGCTTTATTTTTAGGAATAATGAATTATTGTTCTCTTTCCCAAAACATTTTTTTCAATTTGGATTATATAATATCACTACCACATATTCAGAGGTTGAAGAAGACATAAAACTTGTAAGTAAGTTATTAATTAAACAACATCAAAACTTCAAAGGTTATAACACTAATTCATCAGATACTAATAATATCCCGCTCAAAGCTTTCTATGATATTTTGAACTATTACCGAAGGTATGGACTATATCATGTAGAAACCAGACAATACACAACTGACTATTCAGGTAGAGTTTCATGGAAAAAAACTATACATAGTAAAAAACATATTGTCTCAAACTACAATATTATTTATTTGCCATTAATAATTGAAAAAAAAGAAGCCATGTTTATGTTTGTGACTGAGTGCATGGCTTATGCAATAGAAAAAATATATAGTATCATTCCTTTTTATTTTGATAATAAAAGTAGCATAAATTATAAATATAATAAGAATAGTTTTGAAGATTATAAATCAGTAATTAAAAAGCTAAAACGGTGCTATAGTACTGAGTTCAAAGATATAAATAGAATTTTAATAAATAGTTTAATCATTTTTTTCACATGGCTAAGTAAATGGGATAACAAAACTAAATTTGTAATTAACTACTTTAATCTAATATGGGAGAATATGGTTAACAATTATCTCTCAACTAATTTCGCTGGTATTAATAAAGAAGAAAATAGTTTACTCTTTTCTAAAAATAATTGCAAATTTAGCTTTACCAGTAAATTAGAATTGGCTATTGGTGAATATCATAAAGGTATGCGATTGATAGAAATAGATCATTATTTTTATAAAGATAATATTGCATACGTTTTTGACTCAAAATACTATAACAATCTCAATGAGCTTGATTATAAACAAGTGGCTTATTGCTATTTTGTTCTTAATAATAATAATAATAATGAAATTAATAGAATATATGGCGCCTTAATTCTACCAACTTGCTTTGACGACATAACATATGTGCATTTAGACAGACTCCGTATAGATAATTTCATCATTTTTGAACACTATATCAATACAAGAAAAGCTATTCAGTTTTCTTTAGATATTTAA
- a CDS encoding DNA cytosine methyltransferase codes for MKIIDLFCGAGGLSKGFELVGFESILALDKWPDAIATYNYNRENKVGISMDIHDYTNEKLLHLLNSNTVEGIIGGPPCQGFSLVGTRDTNDFRNNLYLEYVRFVDIVKPSFFVLENVKGLLSLGKGIYRDDIINRFGNLGYNVNYKLLKASDYGVPQARERVFFVGLKNDIFNETFFDFDRIEKSELVTTKDALSDLPTLREETESEKYQSMPKNKFQYWVRQNSNKVTNHVKTLHTEKTISIISLVPDGGSIRDLPPEYYKVRNYNNAFRRMDSTLPSNTIDCGHRNYFHYEENRIPTARESARIQSFPDNYYFNGSKTSQYTQIGNAVPPLLAYAVAKVIKEELINMKNK; via the coding sequence ATGAAGATAATTGATTTATTTTGTGGAGCTGGAGGTCTAAGTAAGGGATTCGAACTAGTAGGATTTGAATCAATACTAGCATTGGATAAGTGGCCTGATGCCATAGCTACATATAATTATAATAGAGAAAACAAAGTTGGTATAAGTATGGATATTCATGACTATACAAATGAAAAGCTTCTACACTTGTTGAATAGTAACACTGTAGAAGGCATTATAGGTGGACCACCTTGTCAAGGTTTTAGTCTTGTCGGTACTAGAGATACGAATGATTTTAGAAACAACTTATATCTAGAATATGTTAGATTTGTCGATATAGTTAAGCCAAGTTTCTTTGTGTTAGAAAATGTCAAAGGTTTATTGAGTTTAGGAAAAGGAATATATAGAGATGATATAATCAATAGATTTGGTAATTTAGGCTATAATGTTAACTATAAATTACTTAAAGCATCTGACTATGGAGTCCCTCAAGCAAGAGAAAGAGTTTTTTTCGTAGGATTAAAAAATGACATTTTTAATGAAACTTTTTTTGATTTTGACAGAATTGAAAAAAGCGAGCTTGTAACAACAAAAGACGCTTTGAGCGACTTACCTACTCTTCGTGAAGAGACAGAAAGTGAAAAATACCAAAGTATGCCTAAAAACAAATTTCAATATTGGGTAAGACAAAATTCCAATAAGGTCACAAACCACGTAAAAACATTACATACAGAGAAAACAATTAGCATTATTAGTTTAGTTCCTGATGGTGGAAGCATTAGAGACCTTCCACCAGAATACTATAAAGTTAGAAACTATAATAATGCTTTTAGAAGAATGGATAGTACCTTACCAAGTAATACTATAGATTGTGGTCATAGAAACTATTTCCATTACGAAGAAAATCGAATACCTACTGCAAGAGAATCAGCTCGAATTCAGAGCTTTCCTGATAATTATTATTTTAATGGTAGTAAAACTAGTCAATATACACAAATAGGAAATGCTGTCCCTCCTTTACTCGCATATGCGGTGGCGAAAGTAATAAAGGAAGAATTAATCAATATGAAAAATAAGTAA
- a CDS encoding nucleotidyl transferase AbiEii/AbiGii toxin family protein — MSSKAMSLKAKIRNLAKQKDMSAQVVLQNYMFERFLERVSKSEYKDKFILKGGMLIAAIVGIDNRATMDMDATIKNYPLNAESLSKAIADICSVALDDDVKFSFLGTEAIREDDAYGGFRASIQADYDTITTPMHIDITTGDAITPKEIFYSFKNDF; from the coding sequence ATGAGCAGTAAAGCCATGAGTCTAAAAGCCAAAATCAGAAATCTAGCAAAACAAAAGGATATGTCAGCTCAAGTGGTTCTTCAAAACTATATGTTCGAGCGTTTCTTAGAGAGGGTATCAAAATCCGAATACAAGGATAAATTCATACTGAAGGGTGGCATGCTAATAGCAGCTATAGTAGGGATTGATAATCGAGCAACAATGGATATGGATGCAACCATAAAGAATTACCCACTGAATGCTGAATCACTATCAAAAGCGATTGCTGATATCTGTTCAGTAGCACTAGATGACGATGTGAAATTTTCCTTTCTAGGAACTGAAGCAATAAGGGAAGATGATGCCTATGGTGGATTCCGGGCCAGTATACAAGCTGATTATGATACGATCACTACACCAATGCACATTGATATAACGACTGGAGATGCCATAACGCCAAAAGAAATTTTCTACAGTTTTAAGAATGATTTTTGA